The Anolis sagrei isolate rAnoSag1 chromosome Y, rAnoSag1.mat, whole genome shotgun sequence genome contains a region encoding:
- the LOC137095668 gene encoding uncharacterized protein, producing MGNVQSETTQESESAKDGEEKANPERSKPDRVQSSSTKHDLGNCSPNPEAPEPKAASPPLSSEPGGGDRQAGAAEMGKNHSKKSKLKLSSMWTQNVVSGGMKETSLCNQDTGTEKRGLACLSGADLQGGQTLGNIFQEEPKGLKAALRPPQGAGAEARDLGAKRAPAKGKGKPEGGHLDKNTEGPLFLQPEKLAELDRVTEAPKDVVEREVCWTQHTEARAKEYLENEGQVSEASAKKQAVATTERTESSKMTEDVWVGPRPLNERSPSSPSPFSCMVLPGGKKAFLSWIQKEKEQTCHRDNAPGREGDSKDPALVALLPEELANASGGPIERSQASRNEAKAEVKYEGLGAEAVSSETMQELLEKGLNFLYKVTIQPGQWPPSIKAVKQKPSVISSGISYADVLKQSPQKKSPAGAPVLPKALHHLTAAGKKLPSFKGLERSNPEDFSSLSHMFLEHFKKVPPPKEPTTSHAPMQQMVTFFEEFSPSNTKRTEWQRPRPPTPYPQRRKTQGRKLPKFGTAMSQVVAFLESDPKCDWLLHDDSQASLDEAMVAAEEGGKEHVEPPIGVNKGAEEAPSSSPPVASLSLAWEISTEVDETPQRSRRRLQGLEEGAKEASPLKIGPFSTAWGLSCPLAPTQPLQKEEEVMMPLLNPVPHSSKEMLEVPSPAVSAPRSLCVSIGLIPDQKVPAAAQARPKIRKQGSAAPKSKEKLKTSGQPKAKPPKGKGQKQWPRGYGMTSPLRLEGVPLFPPFEKVARPFYFGEPLGAFHMNLAACPPTEQGRCPTAKKMGQRWETPLSLDKPAGIDQDATSAQDKPVQDREAEQSPAHHWPAFQVANSCSMKCYCKHRDQRKLPKNVMAWLNPSTNHLAEPPWVATAMLAVSLVAGTKFCLDSFDQQHVAKED from the exons ATGGGCAATGTCCAATCAGAAACCACACAAGAATCAGAGTCTGCCAAAGACGGGGAGGAAAAAGCCAACCCGGAAAGAAGCAAGCCGGATCGAGTCCAGAGTAGCAGCACCAAGCATGACTTGGGGAACTGCTCCCCCAACCCCGAGGCCCCGGAGCCAAAAGCAGCCAGTCCGCCTCTGAGCAGCGAACCGGGTGGCGGGGACAGGCAGGCGGGGGCTGCCGAAATGGGGAAGAACCACTCCAAAAAATCCAAGCTGAAGCTCTCCTCCATGTGGACCCAGAACGTGGTTAGCGGCGGGATGAAGGAGACCAGCCTCTGTAATCAGGACACGGGGACAGAGAAGCGGGGACTGGCCTGCCTCAGCGGAGCTGACCTCCAGGGCGGGCAGACTTTGGGAAACATCTTCCAAGAGGAGCCCAAAGGGTTGAAGGCAGCCTTGAGGCCTCCTCAGGGGGCCGGCGCAGAGGCGAGAGACTTGGGCGCCAAACGAGCACCAGCAAAAGGGAAGGGCAAGCCGGAGGGTGGCCATCTTGACAAGAACACGGAGGGGCCGCTGTTCCTTCAGCCGGAGAAGCTGGCAGAACTGGACCGAGTTACAGAAGCACCCAAGGATGTGGTTGAAAGAGAGGTTTGTTGGACTCAACACACTGAAGCCCGTGCCAAGGAATACCTAGAGAATGAGGGTCAAGTGTCAGAAGCTTCAGCCAAGAAGCAAGCGGTGGCCACGACGGAGAGAACGGAATCGTCAAAGATGACTGAAGATGTTTGGGTGGGCCCTAGACCTCTGAACGAGAGGAGCCCAAGCAGCCCATCTCCTTTCAGCTGCATGGTTCTACCTGGAGGGAAGAAGGCCTTTCTGTCCTGGATCCAGAAGGAGAAAGAACAAACGTGCCACCGGGACAATGCACCAGGGCGCGAGGGAGACTCCAAGGACCCGGCTTTGGTTGCCTTACTGCCTGAGGAGCTGGCCAATGCTTCAGGTGGCCCCATAGAAAGGTCCCAAGCCTCCAGAAATGAGGCCAAGGCCGAGGTGAAGTACGAAGGTCTGGGAGCAGAAGCCGTCAGTTCCGAAACGATGCAAGAGCTGCTGGAGAAAGGCTTGAACTTTCTCTACAAAGTGACCATCCAGCCAGGGCAGTGGCCACCTAGCATCAAGGCGGTCAAGCAGAAGCCCAGCGTCATCTCTTCCGGCATCTCCTATGCCGACGTTCTGAAGCAGAGCCCTCAGAAGAAATCCCCCGCCGGGGCCCCGGTGTTGCCAAAAGCACTGCACCACCTCACCGCCGCAGGCAAGAAGCTGCCCTCCTTCAAAGGTCTGGAGAGGAGCAACCCGGAGGACTTCTCTTCCCTCAGCCACATGTTCCTGGAGCACTTCAAGAAAGTCCCCCCGCCTAAGGAGCCCACTACCTCCCACGCTCCCATGCAGCAAATGGTCACCTTCTTTGAGGAATTCTCTCCCAGCAACACCAAGCGGACCGAGTGGCAAAGACCCCGGCCGCCGACCCCATACCCTCAACGCCGCAAAACTCAGGGAAGAAAGCTACCCAAGTTTGGCACCGCCATGTCACAGGTTGTTGCCTTCCTAGAGAGCGACCCTAAGTGTGactggctcctccatgatgacagcCAGGCCTCCTTGGATGAGGCCATGGTGGCCGCCGAGGAAGGGGGCAAGGAGCACGTGGAGCCACCAATTGGGGTCAACAAAGGGGCCGAGGAAGCGCCAAGCTCTTCTCCACCTGTCGCGTCCCTCTCATTGGCTTGGGAAATTTCAACAGAAGTGGATGAGACTCCCCAGAGATCACGCAGGAGGCTGCAGGGACTGGAAGAAGGTGCAAAAGAAGCGTCGCCACTCAAGATAGGTCCCTTTAGCACTGCCTGGGGCCTCAGTTGTCCATTGGCACCTACGCAGCCTCTCCAAAAGGAAGAAGAGGTCATGATGCCGCTGCTCAACCCAGTTCCTCATTCTTCCAAGGAAATGTTGGAGGTGCCCAGCCCCGCCGTCTCGGCCCCTCGATCTCTCTGCGTCTCCATTGGACTGATACCGGATCAGAAAGTGCCAGCCGCGGCTCAGGCGAGGCCCAAGATCCGAAAGCAAGGCTCTGCCGCTCCAAAATCTAAAGAGAAACTCAAAACTTCGGGGCAACCCAAAGCTAAGCCGCCTAAGGGGAAAGGGCAAAAGCAGTGGCCCCGAGGTTATGGCATGACGTCCCCTCTGAGATTAGAGGGCGTCCCTCTCTTCCCACCTTTCGAAAAGGTTGCACGGCCTTTCTATTTCGGAGAGCCATTG GGAGCCTTCCATATGAACCTGGCTGCGTGCCCTCCCACTGAGCAGGGAAGGTGCCCCACAGCCAAGAAGATGGGGCAGCGCTGG gagacacctctttctctggacaaaCCAGCTGGTATCGACCAGGATGCGACCTCCGCCCAGGACAAACCTGTCCAAGACCGAGAGGCCGAACAGTCTCCTGCGCACCATTGGCCAGCTTTCCAGGTGGCAAATTCTTGTTCCATGAAGTGCTATTGTAAACACCGGGATCAGAGGAAGCTGCCCAAGAACGTCATGGCTTG GCTCAACCCCTCCACCAACCATTTGGCAGAACCGCCCTGGGTTGCTACTGCCATGCTGGCTGTCTCCCTGGTTGCTGGGACCAAGTTCTGCCTGGACTCTTTCGACCAACAACATGTTGCCAAGGAGGACTGA